One window from the genome of Eucalyptus grandis isolate ANBG69807.140 chromosome 7, ASM1654582v1, whole genome shotgun sequence encodes:
- the LOC104453545 gene encoding acetylajmalan esterase: MQGQAIHATMMSSKITLHFLLLTFASFLLSSAGRVHGEAARRPCPIDAIYQFGDSTSDTGNLIRIVGPNGSGSQAARLPYGETFGRPTGRFSDGRLIVDYFAIALGLPLVNPSLGKNLSFEHGVNFAVAGSTVLNSSFYAARNVSVSASDVPLRLQLNWFRNYLNSTCRSKTECGEKLKRSLVIVGEMGSNDFLYSFLNGKSIQEVMTYVPPVVEETINVTRELIKMGASKVVVFGDFAIGCSPIYLTLFKSNDSDAYDEKGCLKAYNAFSQFRNTHVQVALAKLRRELPQATILYGDYYNGYKYVLDQASHLGFDPESALKACCGTGGSYNFNFSQMCGSTGVTACPNPNEFISWDGIHLTQEAHRHITEYNTNKIFPELSCAP, translated from the exons ATGCAAGGACAAGCCATCCACGCCACCATGATGTCCTCAAAGATcactctccattttcttctcctcaCCTTCGCGTCCTTCTTGTTGTCCTCCGCGGGCCGGGTCCATGGCGAAGCCGCTCGTCGTCCTTGTCCGATCGACGccatataccagtttggggacTCGACCTCCGACACCGGCAACCTCATCCGCATCGTGGGACCAAACGGCTCTGGCTCCCAGGCTGCTCGTCTCCCTTACGGCGAGACTTTCGGCAGGCCCACTGGTCGCTTCTCCGACGGCCGCCTCATAGTCGACTACTTCG CCATAGCTCTTGGCCTCCCTCTTGTGAATCCCTCGTTGGGCAAGAATCTTTCCTTTGAGCATGGAGTCAActtcgccgtcgccggaagCACGGTCCTCAACTCTTCGTTCTATGCTGCAAGAAACGTCAGCGTGTCGGCTTCTGATGTTCCCTTGCGCCTCCAGCTCAACTGGTTCAGAAATTATCTCAACTCAACCTGCAGGTCGAAAACTG AGTGTGGAGAGAAGTTGAAGAGATCTCTTGTGATTGTTGGGGAGATGGGAAGCAATGACTTCCTCTATTCTTTCCTCAATGGGAAATCTATTCAAGAAGTCATGACTTATGTGCCTCCCGTGGTTGAAGAAACCATAAATGTCACAAGG GAGCTCATTAAAATGGGTGCATCCAAAGTAGTGGTGTTCGGAGACTTTGCCATCGGTTGTTCCCCAATATACCTGACCCTTTTCAAGAGCAACGATTCAGACGCATATGACGAGAAAGGTTGCCTAAAAGCGTACAATGCCTTTTCACAATTCCGCAACACTCACGTTCAAGTCGCACTTGCTAAGCTTAGACGCGAATTACCTCAAGCTACAATACTCTATGGAGACTACTACAATGGCTATAAGTATGTGCTAGACCAAGCCTCCCATCTAG GATTCGACCCGGAATCGGCTCTGAAAGCTTGTTGCGGAACTGGTGGGTCATACAACTTCAACTTCTCCCAAATGTGCGGATCAACGGGTGTCACGGCTTGCCCCAACCCAAATGAGTTCATAAGCTGGGATGGTATACATCTGACACAGGAGGCGCATCGCCACATTACAGAGTACAACACCAACAAAATTTTCCCAGAATTGTCTTGTGCCCCATAG